A section of the Osmia lignaria lignaria isolate PbOS001 chromosome 3, iyOsmLign1, whole genome shotgun sequence genome encodes:
- the osp gene encoding myosin phosphatase Rho interacting protein outspread isoform X3, with the protein MSGGTAGVRGTGAECRKFAPNIFNKSKCSSCFKQKEEHSAEALECNRATRKISKCGYLFVAPGWDFSNPLNRTKRWQRRWFVLYDDGELTYSVDEHPETVPQARIDMTRVLEVAAAEDITGHPYSLAITSPEGVTFVKGTCREETRWWADVLQVYSRNKGRHKRNATFPGGQTTILQVTPTIRSNTPNPPRPRFNSCRSEPRSNTWIPESSVSTDLCPSVFSSTPSLVTNSVVTTVSSGNMSNGASTESNNDRRTNNSSPLRTSAPLENGGSSYLSSVSSTSPMNGNVASAVYSTTSTGNISTTTTNSSSLTEKPPIVPNEGRSSYRDQPASSASPPTRDKLRAEDKARRRMNQHGERTSIGSGTACSSEKLDDDACRRILLEHEREREGKLRDIAASLTQPRARRIKPRTSEPTRDVVDAANAAYQDKFIRGDPDGCGLDISGIRYSPTSELRVDLPAEDLLNIKKGWLMKQALNKEWNKHWFVLRGCGLMYYRDPCAEDKGIMDGVIDLNTVTAVTPLQVARNYGFQTVAWDDRGSTVLSAVTAGIRDSWMTAIRRAANLPDPDSNVDSLTVCQDSQQDNTPQSPTASITDRERDSVVPSTSVTPRSVLFSSDEEYRTASEGGRRESGDWSEVAVSPPLVRNGDWASGLKSSSWSDSANHEWSELPPSPPLTRTALSRVKARSRSSSRSRVYKRSRSSPPSSRRSTLDSVRSEDLMMACCELGEDEEQSNGHLQSNSCLSSGNENPLIVELLENQVSLLRGQLDQNESHPSTLLVIIERQENEIESLKSQLNAARADVASAEKELSRLRQQKAEASIREKQVEELLGTIQRTEQQRNKDMDDLEKMKKIYNRDKEVLECKLLETEAILRETSERCEMLTKELASSHRTVEHLQTEIASLSNRLSQGIEENDRLYTKVRELEEKGGLSASRERGRSFDSLSDLTNIELDLDLNSLDKERIMEEYEELRSRFEKAIQEIRAMRKELREAHAMQDALELEIFAHKQDAISVNETNQAQIQLMAARIQDLTNKLAASEKQVRTLKQKLTKAESRDKRRSLSLKGRESFQISQEMEDKLVDLENKICAIERGKSIVGTPVSTGSSSKESSPNPKKEKRRDIKNLDRSRLRRKSLDSATSSEPMKVLIRLSTLETKVANVTENMASDAEKDSSECSEVSGSSTSEVSLEIIARLKKLERVVSKSKRRLEKCLGSTQAEDKAEKCLREVNDILDSCLECKKNQASAQATESIGVVVSRLETILKDKFTELTKRRQTMAQNGQLDEREKMKLIAERVAFEFIVLRQIKRAIGRTYDRSAVLSELVETSQLASSLMRKIHGTKPKTYQNTSYIQYLTKVLANKLVLVGGVNATETSNELSAARSESFNFLLQKQREVNEIVRRYKETKLSQLAEALAVETLSMSDKEDLGKQQVSNSSKKLLEDRRIREAWALAQETVSKELVQAEVSHVIMRCGQMYEQNVTSISDVCLNFDAAENVTLESWIDASQARLRQEIDLSTRELSDAYEDCLRLLKRNKSTVESKYESRQLLTDYADVIAHKALIDARIGLLQENTRQLTSFPGETFVSSLIRNDDLLSCLFADDYDFQSNPILDAEYSYLYQQFSKECEDRISGKRGSKEQLKNVGQSLLSLEDDLMELSKRVREKSCENVADSNIVWPKTITVTDWSNVCDKCSQLREQIKKLSEYMNRVTCKQCEQLQETIQRITAEHKEELESLKRNQERDLMDIKGELDNQRQSLTSQYEQEAASLREKARKLEHRLNAMDSEHSAHVNELRAAYQRSMSAELDTDAETRKRYKEEIKQLRALCEKGLLAMENSHRRIISEMEEKHRQELENLRVEKEQALSEETQATLAALDAMRKAHEHEVQKEIAKFKQEFIKQMQAREDIGVLHKEHEEEMEEIKQEILSLSAKYSSKCVESAALEEKVGSLTKQLAQAQQHIMQLDVRNKQLRAHLVLETNDGAINDTMQMLRGKENDIAEPREDIHRLQQLKHGDGPRDTCGVTSKSPTLSSPHRVRSSQEPLARASSEEQRLTSERPKSSMSTLQKSTTDKPAAFSYKLERIKSVSLPYSSNLVSRPAGSSGGVQSHDRKETAGLGQKGQERNGLASPLWDSLRPRSGLPHQYQELMRSPAVRWSSRSCRSLPPTPTPNYHHPLHPPLPAVGMVAERKKRFEL; encoded by the exons CCGGAAACGGTACCTCAAGCGAGGATCGACATGACCCGGGTGTTAGAGGTCGCCGCTGCGGAGGACATCACTGGACATCCTTACAGCCTGGCGATCACCTCGCCGGAAGGTGTTACCTTCGTGAAAGGCACGTGCCGAGAGGAAACCAGGTGGTGGGCCGACGTGCTTCAAGTCTACTCGAGGAATAAG GGTCGGCATAAACGGAATGCCACGTTCCCTGGTGGACAGACTACAATTCTTCAGGTCACTCCAACCATCCGAA GCAATACTCCGAATCCACCGAGACCACGTTTCAACAGTTGTCGCTCGGAGCCCCGAAGCAACACGTGGATACCGGAATCGAGCGTCTCGACGGACCTCTGTCCTTCCGTTTTCTCCTCGACACCGTCCCTGGTGACGAACAGCGTGGTAACAACAGTGAGCAGCGGGAACATGAGCAACGGTGCTAGCACAGAATCCAACAACGATCGTCGAACGAATAATTCGTCGCCTCTGAGGACCTCTGCACCCTTGGAGAACGGTGGCTCCTCTTATCTCTCCTCCGTTTCTTCGACTTCTCCTATGAACGGAAACGTGGCCAGCGCTGTTTATTCCACCACGTCGACCGGTAATatctccaccaccaccaccaacaGCTCGTCGTTAACGGAGAAGCCTCCGATCGTTCCCAACGAGGGTAGATCCAGCTACAGGGATCAACCGGCCAGCAGCGCGTCCCCTCCGACCAGGGACAAACTGAGAGCAGAGGACAAGGCCAGGCGTAGGATGAATCAGCATGGGGAACGAACGAGTATCGGCAGCGGGACCGCCTGTTCCAGCGAGAAACTAG ACGACGACGCCTGTCGAAGAATACTTTTGGAGcacgagagggaaagagaaggaaaactgCGAGACATCGCGGCTTCTTTGACCCAGCCACGCGCGAGGAGGATCAAGCCTAGAACTTCCGAACCGACTAGAGACGTGGTTGACGCAGCAAACGCAGCTTACCAGGATAAATTc ATCAGAGGAGATCCCGATGGATGCGGCCTAGATATTTCAGGTATCAGGTACTCTCCTACCTCTGAATTAAGGGTAGATTTACCCGCGGAGGATTTGTTGAACATCAAGAAAGGATGGTTGATGAAGCAGGCGCTGAACAAG GAATGGAACAAGCACTGGTTCGTATTGCGAGGCTGCGGTCTCATGTACTACCGGGATCCTTGCGCGGAAGATAAGGGTATCATGGACGGCGTGATAGATCTGAATACCGTTACCGCCGTTACGCCCCTTCAGGTCGCAAGAAATTATGGATTCCAGACTGTG GCGTGGGACGATCGAGGGTCTACCGTGCTGTCCGCGGTGACGGCTGGTATACGAGATAGCTGGATGACGGCAATTCGAAGGGCTGCCAATTTGCCTGATCCAGATAGTAACGTTGATTCTCTAACGGTTTGTCAGGACAGTCAACAGGATAACACTCCACAATCACCGACCGC ATCCATCACAGATCGCGAGAGGGACTCGGTCGTACCCTCGACCTCCGTTACACCACGTTCCGTTCTCTTTTCCTCCGACGAGGAGTACAGAACGGCGTCAGAGGGTGGCAGAAGAGAGTCGGGCGACTGGTCGGAAGTGGCAGTTTCGCCGCCGTTAGTGAGGAACGGTGACTGGGCCAGCGGATTAAAGAGTTCCAGCTGGTCGGATTCCGCGAACCACGAATGGTCGGAGCTGCCCCCGTCGCCACCTTTGACGAGAACCGCGTTGTCGCGGGTGAAAGCCAGATCCAGATCGAGTTCGAGGTCCAGGGTGTACAAGAGAAGTCGCAGCTCTCCACCGAGTTCCAGGAGAAGCACCTTGGACAGCGTGAGGTCGGAGGACCTGATGATGGCATGCTGCGAACTCGGAGAAGACGAGGAGCAGAGCAACGGTCATCTGCAGAGCAACAGCTGTCTATCGAGCGGCAACGAGAATCCTTTGATCGTCGAACTGTTGGAGAACCAGGTGTCTTTGCTACGCGGTCAGCTGGATCAGAATGAATCGCACCCAAGCACGCTACTAGTCATTATCGAGCGTCAGGAGAACGAGATCGAGAGTCTAAAATCGCAGTTGAACGCCGCGCGAGCCGACGTCGCGAGCGCTGAGAAAGAGTTGTCCAGGTTGAGGCAACAGAAGGCTGAGGCCTCCATCAGGGAGAAACAGGTGGAGGAATTGTTAGGCACGATTCAGAGGACGGAACAGCAGAGGAACAAGGACATGGACGATCtggagaagatgaagaagatatACAACAGGGATAAAGAGGTGCTGGAGTGCAAGTTATTGGAGACGGAAGCAATCCTCAGGGAGACCAGCGAACGGTGTGAAATGCTGACGAAAGAACTCGCGTCCAGTCACAGGACCGTCGAGCATCTGCAGACTGAGATTGCTTCCTTGAGCAATAGACTGTCGCAAG GAATCGAGGAGAACGATCGTTTGTACACCAAGGTCAGAGAGTTGGAAGAGAAGGGAGGACTATCAGCTTCGAGAGAACGTGGAAGGAGCTTCGACTCGCTCAGCGACTTGACGAACATCGAGCTGGATCTGGACTTGAATTCGTTGGATAAAGAAAG GATTATGGAAGAGTACGAGGAGCTTCGAAGTCGTTTCGAGAAGGCTATCCAAGAGATCCGCGCGATGCGCAAGGAACTTCGGGAAGCGCACGCGATGCAGGACGCGTTGGAGCTGGAGATCTTTGCGCATAAACAGGACGCGATCAGCGTGAACGAGACGAATCAAGCTCAGATACAGCTGATGGCGGCGAGGATTCAAGATCTGACGAATAAACTAGCTGCCAGTGAGAAGCAAGTGAGAACGCTGAAGCAGAAGCTGACGAAAGCCGAGAGCAGAGACAAGAGGAGATCGTTGTCGTTGAAGGGTCGCGAGTCCTTTCAGATCTCTCAGGAGATGGAGGACAAGCTGGTGGACCTGGAGAACAAAATCTGCGCGATCGAACGTGGTAAGAGCATCGTTGGCACGCCCGTGTCGACCGGTAGCAGCTCGAAGGAATCGAGTCCTAATCcaaagaaagagaagaggagagaCATTAAGAACCTGGATCGTAGCAGGCTACGAAGAAAGTCGTTGGATAGCGCGACCAGTTCTGAACCAATGAAAGTGTTGATCAGATTGAGCACGTTGGAAACGAAGGTGGCAAACGTGACGGAGAACATGGCCAGCGACGCTGAGAAGGATTCCAGCGAGTGCAGCGAAGTGAGCGGATCGTCTACCAGCGAGGTATCGTTGGAGATCATAGCGAGGCTGAAGAAATTAGAGCGAGTAGTGTCAAAGTCGAAGAGGAGGCTGGAGAAGTGTTTAGGTTCGACGCAGGCGGAGGACAAAGCGGAAAAGTGTTTGCGCGAGGTGAACGACATCCTGGACTCGTGTTTAGAATGTAAGAAAAATCAAGCTAGCGCTCAAGCGACCGAGTCAATAGGCGTAGTGGTATCTAGACTAGAGACTATACTTAAAGATAAATTCACCGAACTCACGAAGAGGCGGCAGACGATGGCGCAGAACGGTCAGCTGGACGAGAGAGAGAAGATGAAGCTGATCGCCGAGAGGGTGGCGTTCGAGTTTATCGTTCTGAGGCAGATCAAACGAGCGATCGGTCGTACGTACGATAGGAGTGCCGTTCTCAGTGAATTGGTCGAAACTAGTCAGCTTGCCTCAAGCTTAATGCGTAAGATTCACGGAACTAAGCCCAAAACGTACCAAAACACCAGTTACATTCAGTATCTTACTAAAGTGTTAGCGAATAAGTTAGTACTAGTAGGCGGCGTGAACGCGACAGAAACGTCGAACGAACTTTCCGCTGCTCGTAGCGAGAGTTTCAACTTCTTGCTGCAGAAGCAACGCGAGGTGAACGAGATCGTGCGGCGATACAAAGAGACGAAACTTAGCCAGCTCGCCGAGGCACTGGCCGTTGAAACGTTGAGCATGTCCGACAAGGAGGATCTCGGGAAACAACAGGTGAGCAATTCGAGCAAAAAGTTGCTGGAAGATCGACGTATTCGCGAGGCTTGGGCGTTGGCCCAAGAGACGGTCAGCAAGGAGCTCGTTCAGGCGGAAGTGTCGCACGTGATCATGCGTTGCGGTCAGATGTACGAGCAGAACGTCACCAGCATCAGCGACGTTTGCCTGAATTTCGACGCTGCGGAAAACGTCACGTTGGAGTCTTGGATAGACGCGAGCCAAGCGAGATTGCGACAAGAAATCGATCTTTCCACCCGCGAACTGTCGGACGCGTACGAAGATTGTCTTCGCCTGTTGAAGAGGAACAAGTCGACGGTAGAGAGCAAGTACGAATCGCGACAGCTGTTGACGGACTACGCGGACGTGATCGCGCACAAAGCTTTAATCGATGCCAGAATCGGCCTTCTTCAGGAGAACACCAGACAATTGACAAGCTTCCCTGGGGAGACTTTCGTATCTAGTCTAATCCGAAACGACGACCTTCTTTCCTGTCTGTTCGCGGACGATTACGATTTCCAAAGCAATCCGATTCTCGACGCCGAGTACAGTTACCTTTACCAACAATTTAGCAAGGAGTGCGAGGATAGGATATCCGGCAAGCGTGGCTCGAAGGAACAGTTGAAGAACGTCGGTCAGAGTTTGCTCAGCTTGGAGGATGATCTGATGGAGTTGAGCAAACGCGTACGAGAGAAATCGTGCGAGAACGTTGCCGATAGCAATATCGTTTGGCCAAAAACGATCACCGTCACCGATTGGTCGAACGTCTGCGACAAGTGTTCGCAGTTGCGCGAGCAAATCAAGAAGCTAAGCGAGTACATGAATCGCGTTACTTGCAAACAGTGCGAACAGTTGCAAGAGACCATTCAGAGGATAACCGCGGAGCACAAGGAGGAACTGGAGAGCCTGAAACGCAACCAGGAACGGGATCTGATGGACATCAAGGGAGAGCTAGACAACCAGAGGCAATCTTTAACCTCCCAATACGAGCAAGAGGCTGCCAGTCTCCGAGAGAAGGCGAGAAAATTGGAACACCGACTGAACGCCATGGATTCCGAGCATTCCGCTCACGTGAACGAACTGAGGGCCGCCTATCAGAGATCCATGAGCGCGGAACTGGACACCGATGCGGAGACGAGAAAGAGATACAAGGAGGAGATCAAACAGCTGCGAGCCCTTTGCGAGAAAGGTTTGCTGGCGATGGAGAACTCTCACAGACGGATCATTTCGGAGATGGAAGAGAAACATCGACAGGAATTGGAGAACTTGAGGGTGGAGAAGGAACAAGCTTTATCAGAGGAGACTCAGGCTACTCTGGCGGCGTTGGATGCTATGAGAAAGGCGCACGAACACGAGGTGCAGAAGGAAATAGCCAAGTTCAAGCAGGAGTTCATCAAACAGATGCAAGCACGCGAGGACATTGGCGTGCTTCATAAGGAACACGA GgaagaaatggaagaaattAAGCAGGAGATACTTTCGTTATCAGCTAAATATTCCTCCAAGTGTGTAGAGTCTGCAGCCTTAGAAGAAAAAGTTGGTTCTCTTACAAAGCAGCTTGCCCAAGCGCAACAGCACATCATGCAACTGGACGTACGAAATAAACAACTAAGGGCTCATTTGGTGCTGGAAACGAACGATGGCGCGATCAACGACACCATGCAAATGTTAAGGGGCAAGGAGAACGATATAGCTGAACCGAGAGAGGATATCCACAGACTGCAACAATTGAAG CATGGGGACGGCCCTCGTGATACGTGCGGTGTGACATCGAAATCGCCAACGCTAAGTTCGCCGCACCGTGTACGGAGTAGTCAGGAGCCGCTGGCACGTGCGAGTAGCGAGGAGCAGAGATTGACGAGCGAACGGCCTAAAAGCTCGATGTCCACGTTGCAAAAGAGCACAACGGACAAACCGGCCGCGTTCTCCTACAAACTTGAACGCATTAAGTCGGTGTCGTTGCCTTACTCGAGTAACTTGGTTAGTAGACCGGCGGGTAGTTCCGGCGGCGTTCAGTCGCACGATAGGAAAGAGACGGCGGGCTTAGGGCAAAAGGGCCAAGAGCGTAACGGTCTGGCCTCGCCGCTGTGGGACAGCCTGAGACCAAGGAGCGGACTGCCCCATCAGTATCAAG AGCTGATGAGGTCTCCAGCAGTGAGGTGGTCCAGCAGAAGTTGTCGCAGTTTGCCTCCAACACCTACGCCTAATTACCATCACCCGCTCCACCCCCCACTGCCAGCGGTGGGCATGGTCGCCGAGAGGAAGAAGCGTTTTGAACTCTAA